In the Silene latifolia isolate original U9 population chromosome 1, ASM4854445v1, whole genome shotgun sequence genome, TAAACGAGCCTAGGCCCGATTGTGGCATCAATATGGGACTCGTTTCGTGCCGGGGTAGGGGGGCCCTGTATCGTACCTGACAACAGGGGGAGGCCTAGGTCTTGTTGTCTGTTGCTGGACTGGAGGATTACTGTGCAACTTTGTTTCTCTTGGGTGAGAACGTGTACCCGGAGTTCCAAGGACATTTTTACGTGGTCCACTCTTCTGAAATTATAAAAGTAAATTTTAGTTAGTATTTTAGCTCAACCCGCACACTGGTACAACATTACTCTAGTACCCAAAGGTAAAGGGATCTCGTACCATATTATGCTATATTCACAAATACATACAATGCGAGTCAAGATACAATGGTAGGTTATTATTACGACACTCCTAAGATGAACAGAGATGCACCCCATTTGGTACAACACAATTAATTATAtatattgtcaaaaaaaaaattaattatattTGAGAGTTGTTCTTGTGGCTATATTATCGATCAGCTTTGGGTGAAAATGCATAATATTCCAAGAGCGACAAATTTGGTACTCGAGCCAAATCATTGGACGAACAAATATTCCAAGAGCGATAAATTTGCTAGTCATCTGGTTTATTGAGTGGTGCAGATTTGgcatctaagaacattatttgtAAACAAAAACTTAATTTAGAAAGCCTAAACCATTGAAATTTAAGTATCTTGAATCCAAGAGAGAGTAAGTGAGATTAGTGAGAACTAGAGTGATTAAGAACGAGAGTAAGTGAGCAAAGCTCAAGGACGATGCTTGATAAACTTACATTGATGTCAGGATTTCCTTTAAAACTAGGGGGTTGGCGTAAAGTTGAGGCGGGTCCAGTGACAAAGCTCAAGGACGATCCtgaaggaaaaaaagaaaaaaaaagttgaaagtcAGCAATATAGAAAACAGCTACATAACGCAAATAAACAACTAAAACTCTATCCTCGCAATGTTGTGCTAGGAAGAAAAAATACTACTATCAAATGCCACTATTATTTTTCGACTTGAACAACATACCCAATCTCTAACAAAGGCTTAGGAGAAAAATGATTGGGATCACTCGCTCACTTAAAAGATGGTGTCGGCCGTTTTATCTACGGGGTATATAAGTTGACACGTCCAACTGATAAAAGAACCATAAATTTTGAATACACACAAGAAATTTGTATTAGAGGCTTAGAGTATTGCCGTTTGAAAATCCATACAATGACTACGAATCAAAGTATGTGACAGTCAATGGCGGGATTGCATCTCAATATTAGTTGATcatgtgaactatttttcctccAAAATTTATAGGCTTACTCAACAACATGGAAATCAGGTAAAAGATTGTGTATATGTGAGTATGTGACCCTATACTTCACTTAAAGCAAATGCCTCAAAGATACTCAGGTAATGTCCTTGCAAGAAGCCGAGCTAATTCCACAATATCCTCATTAGTCATTAGCATGTTAGGCACACGAATAGCCAGATGAATGCAATTAAACATAAGATCTACCTGAAACTAGTATATATCAACCAAGAGATAGACTTACTATTGTCATCGAAATTGAAGGCATCAATGATATCACCATCCTCTATTGTGAAAAAGTTCACTGTATTGAAATCTTCCATCTTCTCCCCCTTGTAGGCAAAGCATGTGGAGCCACGTTTTCCACTTCCGCCATCAGAGAACTGACGCTTAATCTGAGGCAATAATGGCCCATTACTAGTTATCCTCACAAATGTGTCTCTCCTTTTGTGCATGCGGATGCACAGAGTTTTGTACCAATATGGACTGAGCCCAGTAACACCTAAGACACAGCATTAAAAAATGTCATTTGCAGTTGTAATATATCGAACATCCGAAAGGAAGATGTAACACATGAGTTATACCAATAGAGTTCAGTTTAGCAAGAAGTTATAAGAACATCATGGTTGTATAACATTTCGATTGCAATATGAAGTAGTAAAGTGCTGGTTGCGCATACAAATGCACGCCTTAGAGGACAGAATGGAGTGAAATCAATTCCAGTAGTAATATATGGAAAACAAAGTAATGTTCATACTATTACCtgcataaacaaaacaaaaaatctTGACTAAACTCGACATGTTACAATAACAACACTACCTAAGTGGTATAAGGGCTCCTGCAAATGCCAAATAGTGGTGTAACCGTGTCAGAGGTGTCAAATGCACGCAGTCTTACTTGTTTAATTTCCGCTCCATTAGGAACGGTCAACGGAATACACAATCACATAGGCAAAAAACAATCCGTAATAACCTCAAAACGCAATCATGTAATCATACGGTACTCCCTTCGTCTCAATCCTTTATTCGCCTATTAATTAAATGAACTTCAAAACGCAATCActtaggccttgtttggataccaaaataggagggaaagggagggaagggggaaggagggaaCAGAAAGggagggaggggagggggaatgggtgtttggatacaattccCCTCCAAATCTTTCCTGAGATTTTGATTTGCTTTGGAGGAAGAAAAATGGATCCTTTCAAATCTCTCCCCCTTCAATTCCCTCCACCCTTACTTGCTATCCTAACAACCCTTACTTGCTATCctaacaagggattttaaatcttctactctccctccctttcctttccctccaaatcacccTAGACAAACAATACTCCTTCCCCTCcatcccaatcatttatttaaaTTTGACACCCCCGTTAAAAAGGGGATGTTCACCTTTGAGAGTTTGAGCCCGTTTTAACCTAACTTAAGCAGTTAAGCCGAAAAACACAAGGCGGGACAAAAATACTTCTCACAAACAATAAAAACCGACAACGAGAAAACTCGAAAACAAACCTTGATTACTATTTCTGAGGACAACATAAATAATATCTTGATCCACCATTGAAAGCTTAAGAGGAGTATCGCTATTCCGAACACAAGCACCATTAAACATAAACTTAAAATTACGATGACACATCTCCATTTTTTCACAGTAATGAATAATCAACCATTTCAACTCAATTTCTCTGTCAATTTTCATAAATTTCGCTTGCGTCGATCCAAAATAAGCTTTCTGCACCTTCACAATTATAATATTCGGATCAAACTTTTCTACTACTTTTTCTTcggattcttcttcttcttcttcttcttcttcttcttcttcgaatGATTCCTCGTcaaattcttcttcttcttcttcttcctcttcgtcgaattcctcctcctcttcttcttcagtTTCGTATCGTTGGGGTTTCCCCATTTTCATGATGTGTGACATGAGAATGCGATTGATTTTGAGATTGTGGGAAAATAATGGTGGAAATTGGGAAATTTGGGgtaggaattagggttagggttttggAGGGAAATGATTGAAATTTTGGCGCCTTTCGGAGGGCGGAGGGCTTAAGAGTGTGGACTTCTAATCAATTGAGCCCATCAAATCTCACCAACTTTTGTTGTGTAAGCCCAATTATTTAATCCGATGCACTTTTGGTAGGGGCTTATTTGGATTGGTAGATTAAAATCGAAGGATTATGAGAATGAGGGGGATTTATTTGGCCAAACaattaaattggtaaaaaaaactaCAACttgtgacaaattggtaaaaaaaatgaagaattgTGACAAATTGACCAAAAATGTTACATCTTGCTTAATTTTCCATTATTCTAAATAAATTTGACAAAACTACCCTTGTGCAAGGAATCCAAAAAAATAATCCCACTTTACCCGAACTTCATCTTAATGATTTGACCCAAAAAATAATGAAATCCAAAATGGTTTTTATTCAAATGTTGCATAGCCAGATAACTGATTTCGGCAAAATGACCCATACTTTGTAACTTATAATACCTCATAATCTAACCCGTAAGTCTCTCTTAAGACGCcactatccgtcttaaacttaagacggtcAACTACATAACACTTGTGTCTATAAGAAAGCaatatatttgtcttatatacacAAATGGTATGATACTTgaaccgtcttaaacttaagacggattAACACGGATTATGTCGTCTAAAATGAGAACTTGTATGGTCTAAAATGAGTTGAACGCCCGTCCTAAAAAGTATATTATATCTAAGTTGAGACTACAAGTACTACCATATTTACTAAGTTTTCGATTAGTGTTTTTAGTTGCGTCATTAATTTACAAAAGGGTATTTTAGTCAAATTTAATTGTAAAAATAGTAAATTAAACAAGGTTTTAGTTTTTTGGTCAATTTGTCAcaattcttcattttttttaccaatttgtcacaaGTTGtagtttttttaccaatttggcaaACAACCtccactttttttaccaatttggttgTTTGGCCGGATTTATTTAAAGGACAGTGATAGGTGCTACTgggtgacgcccaaattgggtgcCACCATCTCAcatcccccttaaactaaaagaataagagattctcaagttttcccgcctaaatgagttGCTCTATATTGGGCTTTGGGCTTCATTATATCCCATCTTTGACTAGGCATACTGATTTATTTTATACAATAAATAATTCTATGACATTTAAAAAAGGGATAATATTTTTTCAACTTGCATTCCCCTTTAttttactactaagagaataaaaaatttcaatagttttccctccaaaaagaagttggctaaataaggaaacaaaactctatttttattaaattattatcttttagttaagatataatctttaatcattataaaaaaatttaattaaattataatcttttaatttaaaaataaaacaaaactggtATAAATCTAAAATTCGTATATGAAAAACCGAAAAATTTGATATTATTAGTTTCGCATAATTTTTTTTACCAAGTACGAGTATTTAGTTCGTATAGAAAAATTATGAACTTATATTATTAATTTCTTGAcaaaaaaaactttaaaattatttgagataatttataaattgaaatcattagttttgtgatgaaaaatttcattaaaatatacaTTTCATGAATTTACTtaattcttttaattaattttccattttaattttttatcctcatattaaaatatgaaaaattaataatacgTCAATTTTAAATCTTAAATAATACATTATAAAATAAGTTTTGTATGCGCGGGATCCATACTAGTACATTTTTAATTGAAGGGGTTCCCACTTaccccatgtgagagggtgacacCTAAATTGAGTGCTACGGTGGCACCCTTTCATTTTCCTTATTTAAAATTCTTCGGTGCATGGGATTGATTTAAAATTCTTTTTGTAGAAGTATATCCCGGGAATTTTTATACGTTTACTTCTAGTACAACACAAAGGTACTTCAATTTGTAGTCGTCTACTTCCAAGACCCATGTTTTTCCGAGGCTATTTTGAAATAATTTAACAACGTAGAAGCATGCTTAACAAAACGTAAGGAATTGGTGTAAGACCATTTTacgatttgaaaagatgttggACCGTTGGTTGCAAAATGCAAAGGAAGAATATTATCGTCAACGAGAAAATGATAGATTAATATTTTGAAAATAAGCACAAGATAAACATATTCTTGTTAATATCAAGCCAAAGGTTCTACAATTAAATTATCCAGCTCAAATTACAGAAAATACAACTAGTACAACATTAATAATAAACACATGCATAGTTACTGACTGATCCTCCATTCTTCCCTCATCATCATCTGCGTACCCTGCTCACGTTCTTCTCAGCTCGAGCCTAGTCCCGACATCAATATGGGACTCGCTTCGTGCCGCGATTAGAGGGCCTTGACTCGTACATGACAACAGGGGGAGGCCTAGGCCTTGTCGCCTGTTGCTGAACTGGGGGAGGCCTAGGCCTTGTCGCCTGTTGCTGAACTGCGGGATTACTATGCCACAGTGTTTCTGTTGGGCGAGAACGTGTACCCGGAGTTCCAAGGACGTTTTTACGTGGTCCACTCTTCTGAAAATGTAAAAAGTAAATTTTAATCAGTGTTTTAGCTCAATTTACCGACTGCTACAACATTACTCTTCTACCTATGGGCTTCTGTACCATATATTCACATATATATTCAACGCCAATCAAGATACGATTTTAGGATACAATTACGACACTCCTAAGATGAAAAGAGACGCACACGGACACCATTTGGTACAACACAATTACTTATTTGGAGGTTGTTCTCGACTGGCTTTGGGTGAAAATGCTTGGTTTTCCAAAAGCGACAGATTTGGTACTCTCGAGCCAAATCTTTGCACCATCGCATAAATCAGGACTCGAACCATGGTATTCATCTGGTTTATGAAGGGGTGCAGATTTGGCATCAAAGAACATTATTTATAAACAAAAACTAAATTTAGTAAGCCTAAACCATGGAAATTTATGTTGTTAACTGGATGTCAATTGTCAAAGTTGTACTCTTCTTGGATCCAAGACTGAGCGAGAGTAGTGAGAATCGGAGTGATTAAGAACGAGAGTAAATAAGCGGTGAACTGGTGAATGCAAGGTAGAAAGGCCATTAATCAATATAAAAACTTACATTGATGTCAGGATTCGCTTTAGAAGTTGAAGGGAGTCCGCTGACAAAGGTCAAGGACGAtcctgaaaaaaaaaacagttgaAAGTCAGCAACATAAAAAAGCAGCTACATAACGCTAATACATCAGTAAAACTGTCAAATGTCACGCAATACGACTATTATTTTTCGACTTAAATAGCATACCAAATCTCGAGCAAAGGCTTATAAAAAAAATGAACCATAAATATAAAATACACACAAGAAATATGAATTAGAGCATTGCCGATTGAAAGTCTCTGGAACGACTGTGAATCAAAGTATGTGACAATCAATGGCGGGATTGCATCTGACAAATTGCTTGAGcaagtgaacaaattttcctCCCAAAATTTATACGCTTGCTCAACATGATGGAAATCAGATAAAGAATGTGTATATGTGAGTATGTGACCCTATGGCCTACACATCACCAAAAGCAAGAAGCCGAGCTAATTCCAGTATTCTACAATATGCTCAGTAGTCATTAGCATGTTAGGCATAAGAATAATCAGATGAACGCAATGAAAACATAAGATCGACCTGAAACTATTATAGATCAACTAAGAGATAGACTTACTATTCTCATCGAAATTGAAGGCATCAATGATGTCACCATCCTCTATGTTGAGCATGTTTGCTGTATAGAGATCGTTTAGCTTCAGTCCCTTGTAGAAAAAGCAGGTGGAGTCATGTTTTCCATTTTCGCTATCAGAGAAATTGCGCTTAATCGAACGCAATAACGACTCATCAGGAGCAACCCTCACAAATGTGTCTCTCTTTTTGTGTGCACGGATGCACAGAGTTTGATACCAAATAGGACTGCGCTGATCAACACCTAAGACGCAGCATTAAAAAATTCATTTGCAGCCGTTGTGTTTTGAACATCCAAAACAAAAATGTAACACAGAAACCATTCCAAGAGTTCAGTTAGCAAGATCACCGTATTAGCTTATGCCAATTAAATCAAAAGCAGACGTAAATACTAACGACGGCAGGAAATTATAAAAATATCATGATTGTGCAACATTTAAGAGCAAAATGAAGTCGAGAGATCATTAAGTGAGTTAATTGTAGATTGCTACTAATATTTTAAAGACAGAGTTACTGCGTACAATTTGTCAAGAAATCTAGTTCCGTTGCCACTAATATTTGTGTAGATGTAGAATAATTACAGATATATTCAGGTTGTGTTTGCTTTTAAAGGCTATTTAAGTTGATTGTAGATTGCTCGTATTATCAGAATAATCTAGTTCCATCACTACTAATATTTGTGTAGAAGAATAGGTTATTCAAGTTACAAAGAAACAACATTTCATACCTTCCTTATGATTAATCACTGCAAATAAGGCTATTCAAGTCCAACACATATGGGAAACAAAGTAATGCTCATGGTATTACCTACGCAAACAAAACACGAATCGCAAATCCATAATACCAAACAAGTGAACAACAACTAATCAAATACCCTTAATCAAACTAACATAATTAGAACACCACCCGTGTGCCAGAAGGGATCCCGCAAATAGCGATGTAAGAGGTGTCAAATGCAGGAAGTGTTGCACATCCATCAGCGACACACGGCCAACATAATTAGAGCAACAACACCCATGTGCCATAAGAGATGTCAGATGCATGAAATCCTGCACATCTGTCAGCGACACGTGGCGACTGTTTCCGGATAACCATAAATGGGATTTACCTCAATAACTGCATCAATTAACTGCAACTCCCTAATGGCGAAGAGGTACATCAAGTATTCAAATTCATCAAGTCATTTTACTTTAGTCCATAACCGCATAAAACCAATAAATACAAAACCTTCAGCTCAGTTAGAAATAAAAACCCGCAATTGTAAAGAAATCaactcaaccaaaagcttaagaTGAGAATTAAAGTCCCAAGATTGGTTTATAATCTAACATGC is a window encoding:
- the LOC141593859 gene encoding uncharacterized protein LOC141593859, which translates into the protein MSHIMKMGKPQRYETEEEEEEEFDEEEEEEEEEFDEESFEEEEEEEEEEEESEEKVVEKFDPNIIIVKVQKAYFGSTQAKFMKIDREIELKWLIIHYCEKMEMCHRNFKFMFNGACVRNSDTPLKLSMVDQDIIYVVLRNSNQGVTGLSPYWYKTLCIRMHKRRDTFVRITSNGPLLPQIKRQFSDGGSGKRGSTCFAYKGEKMEDFNTVNFFTIEDGDIIDAFNFDDNRSSLSFVTGPASTLRQPPSFKGNPDINKSGPRKNVLGTPGTRSHPRETKLHSNPPVQQQTTRPRPPPVVRYDTGPPYPGTKRVPY
- the LOC141593843 gene encoding uncharacterized protein LOC141593843 produces the protein MSKIMKMPKPERYESEEEEEDWDEEDFEEEEEEEEEEEESDEFDDEFEEKVVEKFDPNTVTVKVQKLEYGPNHLKFMKVDKDIELRWLMIHYCEKMGMEYHKTKFMFNGAPLRTTDTPLKLSMINGDVISVGLGKSNQGVDQRSPIWYQTLCIRAHKKRDTFVRVAPDESLLRSIKRNFSDSENGKHDSTCFFYKGLKLNDLYTANMLNIEDGDIIDAFNFDENRSSLTFVSGLPSTSKANPDINKSGPRKNVLGTPGTRSRPTETLWHSNPAVQQQATRPRPPPVQQQATRPRPPPVVMYESRPSNRGTKRVPY